A region of Marinomonas maritima DNA encodes the following proteins:
- a CDS encoding penicillin-binding protein 1A — translation MAKTFKILFFLGLFGALCAIGITYAVYYTVKDRIPTVAELKDIELRIPLRIYTADNQLIGEFGEQRRTPINYSEIPQGLEQAILAAEDTNFYHHPGVDILGLGRAVMQLITTGQKQGGGSTITMQVARNYFLSFEQTYIRKFTEIFIALKMERELSKHEILELYVNKIYLGNRAYGFEAAAQVYYGKNLNELDLAQLAMIAGLPKAPSRFNPVVNPSRALIRRNWILQRMLSLGMIDKNAYQTAVEAPITAKNHGIMPDIEAGYIAEMVRSELYSTFGYDLYSTGMTVYTTINAGRQKAANAAVFDGVLNYDMRHGYRGSIETRVDLIDAPLEEQEKALQDIDGFKDWQTALVISTQETTADVRLANGKRATLSWDAIKWARPYLSEDSQGPSPTTVADVLVPGDIVRLRPDNNLEWLLAQKPEVQTALISLNSKDGAIQALVGGFNFYENKFNRITQSKRQPGSNFKPFIYASALDRGYTAASIINDAPVVFNDTNLASAWRPTNDGGKFYGPTRLRQALYRSQNIVSVRLLDELGVRPTLDFLRRFGFDPNELPHNLSLSLGSANLSPLQIATGFAVFSNGGYQVQPYLINTVIDRNNQTLFQANPITVCLTCTLLEKTTDGEPQMGLFDTPKGIRSLPVAPQVLDPEVNYIVYDMMRDVIKYGTGRRARVLQRDDIAGKTGTTNDGRDAWFSGFNGNLVTSVWSGFDNSSPLGRGEWGGSVSLPPWIDYMRDALKDTTPDFIPKPSSLVTVRIDPKTGERALPGQSNAIFEIFRKDHVPPQRDLNLPSLNNNNGNESQEEKQENNALENLF, via the coding sequence ATGGCTAAGACATTCAAGATACTCTTTTTCCTCGGGCTTTTTGGAGCCTTATGCGCAATTGGAATTACGTATGCTGTTTATTATACAGTCAAAGATCGCATTCCTACTGTTGCTGAACTAAAAGACATTGAGTTACGCATTCCATTACGTATCTACACTGCGGATAACCAACTCATTGGTGAGTTTGGTGAACAACGCCGTACCCCTATTAATTACTCTGAAATTCCTCAAGGTCTAGAACAGGCTATTTTGGCTGCAGAAGACACCAATTTTTATCATCATCCAGGCGTCGATATTCTCGGCTTAGGGCGAGCGGTGATGCAATTGATCACCACCGGACAAAAACAAGGTGGTGGTAGTACGATCACCATGCAGGTTGCCAGAAACTATTTCTTGTCATTCGAACAAACGTATATTCGGAAGTTTACTGAAATTTTTATTGCCTTAAAGATGGAGCGCGAACTCAGTAAACACGAAATTCTTGAGCTTTATGTCAACAAAATCTATTTGGGGAATCGTGCTTATGGATTCGAAGCCGCGGCACAAGTTTATTACGGCAAAAACCTAAACGAGCTAGACCTTGCTCAACTGGCCATGATCGCCGGCCTGCCAAAAGCACCCTCTCGCTTTAATCCTGTAGTGAACCCTTCTCGCGCGCTGATCCGTCGAAACTGGATTCTACAACGTATGCTGTCACTCGGTATGATCGATAAAAACGCTTATCAAACGGCAGTTGAAGCTCCCATTACCGCAAAAAACCACGGTATCATGCCTGACATAGAAGCTGGCTACATCGCTGAAATGGTTCGCTCAGAACTTTATAGCACCTTTGGATATGACCTTTATAGCACTGGCATGACCGTCTACACGACAATCAACGCAGGCAGACAAAAAGCCGCCAACGCCGCCGTGTTCGATGGTGTATTAAATTACGACATGCGTCACGGTTACCGAGGGTCTATTGAAACGCGCGTCGACCTGATTGACGCGCCACTAGAAGAGCAAGAAAAAGCCTTACAAGATATTGATGGATTCAAAGATTGGCAAACTGCGCTTGTAATCTCAACTCAAGAGACCACGGCTGATGTGCGCTTGGCAAACGGCAAACGTGCCACCTTGTCCTGGGATGCAATAAAATGGGCAAGACCCTACCTTAGCGAAGATTCACAGGGGCCATCGCCCACGACTGTCGCAGACGTCCTTGTCCCTGGAGATATTGTGCGCTTACGCCCAGACAATAATCTTGAATGGTTGTTAGCACAAAAACCAGAAGTACAAACGGCATTAATTTCACTCAACAGCAAAGACGGTGCGATTCAGGCGCTAGTAGGTGGTTTTAATTTTTATGAAAATAAATTTAACCGAATCACTCAATCTAAGCGCCAGCCGGGGTCTAACTTTAAACCCTTTATTTACGCCAGTGCATTGGATAGAGGCTATACCGCAGCCAGCATTATCAATGACGCACCTGTAGTTTTTAATGATACAAACCTCGCTTCGGCATGGCGTCCAACCAATGACGGCGGTAAGTTTTACGGGCCTACACGATTGCGCCAAGCGCTTTATCGCTCACAAAACATTGTGTCTGTTCGCTTACTGGACGAGCTAGGGGTTCGCCCAACACTCGATTTCTTACGTCGCTTTGGATTTGATCCGAATGAACTTCCACACAACTTATCTTTGTCTTTAGGCAGTGCGAACTTATCCCCTTTGCAAATAGCAACGGGCTTCGCAGTGTTTTCTAATGGTGGATATCAAGTACAGCCGTACCTAATAAATACTGTTATAGACAGGAACAATCAGACCTTATTCCAAGCCAACCCGATCACAGTGTGCTTAACCTGCACCCTGCTTGAAAAAACCACCGATGGCGAACCTCAAATGGGCCTATTTGATACACCAAAGGGCATCCGTAGTTTGCCTGTCGCTCCGCAAGTACTGGACCCAGAAGTAAACTATATCGTCTATGACATGATGCGTGACGTTATTAAATACGGTACTGGACGACGTGCCAGAGTACTTCAGCGCGATGACATTGCAGGAAAAACTGGGACGACCAATGATGGCCGCGATGCTTGGTTTTCTGGCTTTAATGGCAACCTAGTAACCTCGGTTTGGAGTGGCTTTGATAATTCATCCCCTCTGGGTCGTGGCGAATGGGGTGGGTCAGTCTCACTACCACCATGGATTGATTACATGCGTGACGCGTTAAAAGACACAACGCCTGATTTTATACCAAAACCGTCTTCCTTAGTTACCGTACGAATCGACCCTAAAACAGGAGAACGTGCGTTACCGGGGCAATCAAATGCTATTTTTGAGATATTCAGAAAGGATCACGTGCCACCACAACGTGATCTTAATTTGCCATCATTAAACAATAATAACGGCAATGAGTCTCAAGAAGAAAAACAAGAAAACAACGCACTCGAAAACCTCTTTTGA
- a CDS encoding LOG family protein translates to MKVAIYCGSSGGNSPDYVKGVEALGVYLAKQGIDVVYGGGNVGLMGVIANAALQAGGRVIGVIPAHLKLKEIAHLGLTELHEVANMHERKAKMAELANAFVALPGGVGTLEEMFEIWTWGQLGLHNKPCAFYNINGFYDPLFAMVDSMHKAGFVKQSYIDMIIKAEAPETLVSAFKTYKAPLPKWC, encoded by the coding sequence ATGAAAGTCGCAATATATTGTGGTTCCTCAGGAGGCAATTCACCTGATTACGTGAAGGGCGTGGAAGCCTTGGGCGTATATCTTGCTAAGCAAGGCATTGATGTTGTGTATGGTGGTGGTAACGTCGGTTTAATGGGTGTTATTGCTAATGCGGCATTACAAGCTGGTGGAAGAGTGATTGGCGTCATTCCTGCTCATCTTAAGTTAAAAGAAATTGCCCACCTAGGTTTAACCGAGCTTCATGAGGTTGCTAATATGCATGAGCGCAAGGCTAAGATGGCGGAATTAGCGAATGCTTTTGTGGCACTGCCTGGCGGCGTAGGAACGTTGGAAGAAATGTTTGAAATATGGACATGGGGTCAGTTAGGTTTACATAATAAACCTTGTGCTTTTTATAATATAAATGGTTTTTACGATCCGCTGTTCGCTATGGTGGATAGCATGCATAAAGCAGGATTTGTGAAGCAGTCTTATATAGATATGATCATTAAAGCGGAGGCCCCCGAGACATTAGTATCAGCGTTTAAGACGTATAAAGCCCCGCTGCCTAAATGGTGTTAG